The following DNA comes from Salvia splendens isolate huo1 chromosome 17, SspV2, whole genome shotgun sequence.
AAATTCTTAGTTTGATATATATTATAAGGATCAGCTGAGTTTCCTTTAGTACCATCCAAATTAGTAAGAGGTGCAGGTTCATCTTCAAGATTAATTTGTTGGAGTACAATGGGTTCCCGTATAGGTTCACCGTCTTCTGTGATAATTGGCGCAGTTACAAATTTCCCCATCCCAACTAAGGGAAACATTTCACGGCACTCTTCTTTCAGCAATGCATATTTTACTCTGAAAGGATGTACATTGAAAACATGTACAAACTTTTTAAACAGAAATTTCTTGAGTGTTCTACTAATTCAGTGAAAAAAATGATGGGTTAAGCTTTAGATCTAAAAGGAGCAGAATTTGTTTTCAGAAGAATAGTGCATAGGTAGAACCTATCCAATTTTTCTTGCAACACCCCCAAATCCTATATTGCATTGGATGTTTTGACTAAAAGGAACTCCCATATAGAGCAAACAacaagaaataataaaaaaagaaagaaactaaagaaTCATAGCAGCTGACTGCAAGAAAGATATAGTTAGAGCACTGAATACAAGAAAGATATAGTTAGAGCACTgaatatctgaagttcagaacaAATGTTGATTGGTAGAGAGCTCTGCTCTCATTGTTCACATATTTTATAGTGAAAATGAAGGCACCATATTTGAATACATATATGCATACATTTCAACCCCTGAACCAACATATACCTAACAGTAGTATGGATTCACTCATTGTTACATCTCCAAGCTTACTTGGTCAAGATGGTCGGATATCATGCTTCCAAACACAAGAAAAAAATCATTCTAACATTTTCGAAAGGAACATACCTTCGACGCTGTCGTATTTGCTCTCTTTCGTCAAAAGTGCTGTTAGGATCATAACAACCCAATAAAAATTTCCAAACTTCACCTCTAATTGATGGATGAACACCCTATTATtcatcaaataaaaatgaagAATTACTTTCAAAACCATATTTTTAGGTAATTGAGCAGTTTCAATACATTCAACGGTAGAAACAAAAGAGTGGCTTACCCCACGCTGGACTCGACTGAGAATTTTTTCAATATCAAGATAGCCTTCAGGAGAGAAAGCAGCATGCCATTTCCGTGCACTTAAAGTTCTACCAGCCTAATTGCATATAGATAATCCCATACATGGAAAATGTAGGAGTTAAAGGGACATGTAACTGaggaaaatgaaatattaaaagGCTGGATTCAAATTTGCATTCTTTCCATGCTCAACATATTTCCCATGACCCAAAGAACAAAGAactgaaaaatcaaaattgtaCAGGAGAGACGGTCACACGCTTAATAAAATCACCCTGGTCAACAAGGTATTTCATAGTTTCTGTAAAAGACCCTTGGTTTGACTGATCAAAAGACCACCATTTTTCTTATATTCTCCCTGCAAACTTCCACCCTTATCAAATATTTCCTTGCATCGAAACGAACTATTTCCTTTAATTGAATTCatgcaaatcaaattaaaatgcTTTAGATTAATATTGGTTGGTTCAAAAATATCTGCATATACCCATAGACCACAAATATTAAGGTGGTTGATGctaaagttttaatttttttgcttGCTGAACGTTGTGCAGCTTAAGATACTCCTACTCATCCAATACTGTGCATTATTTGTATTGGTCAACATAAAAGCAacagcaacaacaacaacaaatacAATAACAATAAGCAATTTTAGCACCTAGTCCAATAAATTCATCACAAATGTTCGATGTAAAGAGAAGGCACACGTCTTTCACACATTTCACTTAGCACGGATAAAATTATCATGCGGCATTCAGTACTATTATCAGTCCAATTGGTTGAACTGAACCTTCTGTGAGAGTACTCTGAAATCCATCACCAAATAAATTGAGCTGAAAACAGTTTTCATCAGCTACTGTTTCAACAGCATGAACCAATGCATCCTAACCTAATTCTTAAAAAACTTCATAACATATATGTTTAAAGCAAATCCAGCCGTCTATCGGTCTATGAGTTATCCTGTACAAACTCCAGATCTGCAAATCATTCCGAAATTGAGATAAAAACAGATTCTAAATCAAATATATGATCCGATCGTTTCCAAAATCAGCATATAAAACTTAAACAAAAATGAATCAAACAGCTTGATCAAGCAACCGTAAActcgaaaaaatataaaaacaaacgaattcaaaaccaaaaaaacacacaaaataaacaaagaAGCAAACTGTAAACCTTGATTCTAAACTTGCTTTGGGGCACATCAGTGCAGTCAGGGTGCACTTGATAGTATGAATCGGCTGGAGTCCCTTCGTCCTTCCACATTTTCCGCGATGCACACCGAAAGATCCTCTCCCTACAACACATTGGAAGACAAAGCCGGCTTCAGTCTATtgataaattaaacaaattgaGCTGTGTATTTCACAGAATTCAGATCAGAATTCGACACTACAGCATTCCCCCGGAGATCACtgccttctccttctccttctccctctctctctctctctcagcaGATTTTCAGGTGGAGAAGAATTGAAGATCAAAGAGAAAAATGAATATTGAAAAAACCGCTGGAAGTTGTTTTTCTTTCGCTGGTcttaattcttatttaattatgaattaatttgATCAGATTGTTGAATGGTGAAGAAGATCGatcaataaatcaaataaaaagaagtcttttttgttaaaaaaaaatgtaatagaaaatgATTAAAACTAAGAGAGTAGTATATTATATTATGGCTATGAATTACAGTTTAGTTGTTCAATAATATGAAATAATTTGTTAATATGGGGAAAAGTTCAACTGGTCGACTTAATTGTGTATGCCTTTTAGTAAAGTATTTATTTGGTTTGTTTTTTTTCTAGAAAAAGATTTAGTATTTACTTAAAGTAGGTTGAATTGTTCTTCATGATTGGGTCAACATAGAACGTGGAGCTTCACAACATGCCATCATTGGATGTTCCTATGTTAGATAGAAAGAATTAAAATTGCCTTGGATGAtctatatattataataatggagtatttattattataaggTAATTCTAGATGAAATTTGGGATTatcattataaatttataataatgtttattattatttgtcCCAACACACataatttttgggatttttgtaATATAGAAAATGTATCATGTTAAATTTGAATACGTAGGTTACTAACTTTATTGGGTATTTCGATTAATTCATGTCCTTTCTCACTTCAAAAATAGGAGCGGCTAATTGTACGTGTCTATGCATCAACGATCACTCATTATTTTTTGCGTGAAGTCAAGGGATTGCAGAGTAAGAGTTGACATTTGGTTGAATTGCTAGATAATTGAGACTGCGAAGTTGGTCCTACGACTAAGCTAATATGACGATATCAAACATGCATGATCCTAGCAAAACTTAGTGTTTTAATAGTCAAATCTAGGTCCAATTTAAGTATAATTGTGCAACACATAACAAAAAAGTGTACCTTTAATCCTTTATATATACTTTGCACTCGAAGCTAAGAAATCACGAGCCTTTATATGTATTGAAGTTCAACCCTCAATAATCATTCATAATCTTCACCATCAACAACTTAAATTTTGAGGGGAAAATAGCTCGAAAATCATATCAGATTCTCAGCCTGGTATGTTTGTTGTTGCTAGTCGAGACGAGCAACGGGTTCGAGTTCAAGGTCGGAGGGCCAACTAGTAGTTGGACAGTTCGTAACGATCCTAGTGTTGCAATCTACAACCATTGGGCGGAGAAAACTCGCTTCCAAATAGGAGATTCATTGCGTAACTTTCTTCACTCATTTCCCTTTCTTTCAACTATGCATATATAGTTGCTTAATTTGCTACTAACAATACACACACAAATTGGGTGagcaaaatattttaattcaaataatCGAATTCGACCAAACGTAAATGTTATTCGGATTAGATATTATTCttatataaaatagaattatgttaattttatttcttatttatatAAAACTCTCTATGCATTAAGAATTTTTTGGATAATTTGGTTCGAATCGGATATAGTTATAGAACTTTTGGATTTTCGATGGATTTTTGGTTATATCATACATGTTTTGGATTTATACTCTCTCAAAATTTACTTTCGGATAGATttggattaagaaaaattgtaacCTGAAACTCGAATGATCACtcctaataaaaaattatatcatACAAATAAATGATTCAAGCGATTGCACGAtcaaattattttcatattttaaattactGTTACACACATCGTTGGTGCAGTGTTCTTGTACGACAGTAGCCGAGACTCGGTGTTGCATGTCACCGAAGATGACTACAACAACTGCAACACAGCATCACCCCTCCACAAGCTGAGCGATGGCCGGAGCTCGTTCCGTTTGGACCAAGCCCTTATTACTTTATAAGTGGAGTGGCTGAGAATTGCCGGAAAAATGAGAAGTTGGTGGTAGTGGTTATGGCGgatagaagcagcagcagcagccataAGCCGGATGACACAGCATCGTCGCCGCCTCCTCCCGAAGAGGAAACCCCTTCTAACAGAGCTGCCTTTGCCACAGCCGGCGCGTTTGCAACTCTTCTTGGCTTTTCACTTGTTTTAGTCATTTCAATTTGAAAATTTATCTCCTGTTGTAATAAATATAAGTTTATTATTTGCTtagaaatatatataaattattccGAATTTCATTATCACATTAGAAACTAAACTCTCGTCAGATAAATGAAATGGGCAAATCTATGATAAACTTtaaatttcatcaaaattttaacaaaatgaTTCTCAATCTAATCGATTTTAGCTTATATCTAAGCATATATAGTCAATGCTGTATACAGAAATCGGTTTCCTCCGTTACATGTTTGCTGATTTCTACTTTATATCAGAAGTTCTTCCCCAGTTCGATTTTTTTCACCATCCGAATCGTGTTGTGTAGAACAGAGTCCAAGATACCAGCAACCTGCAAAAAATCAAACGAATTTCGACTTCGGTAATCTTAAAGGAGAAGAATCCAATGGATGTCAGGAGAGGATAAGGAAACGTTGAGCACGAACCGTGAAAACACCTCCAATAATGGCACATACGTTTGTGATGAAGTGCGAAAAGGACTTAGTGTTCTCGGTTATTAAAACCTGATAGGGGGAAGAGGGTAAAGAAAACGGGAGACGAAGAATAGACACAATTGAGAAGAACGATTGCTAGAGCAGCTTAATTAATACCTGCATTGGTGATGGCTCAAAATGAAATTTGGCAACGGGGACTTGAGGACTGTGAATCAAGCTGCTATGGGCAGTGTACTCGTATTCCTCAACTAGTCTATAAGATTTTGTCATCACCTCGATTTTTACAAGTTGAAGATAATGCTCAATCTGCAAATGTAGAAGAAGTTAATGAATTTACTGGTGGATCATCCATAATGCTAGGTTAAACAGTTGAACGTTATCCACGAAAGGGTAAACATGCAATCTCGTTTTGTCCATAATTAGCAAAGATATCCATTAAGCAAATCAAACAAAAGATAGTGTCTCCTAAGCAATCACCAAGGAGTTTCCTTATACGCAACCCTTTTGTGACTGGTGTTGCTCATCTTTCTTTCAATGGTCGGATCCAGTTTCAGTTTTATATTACACATACAGCGCAAAGACACTGAGTTACACTGAAAACAGCGGGAATAAACTATATACGATATGGAAGGATACAAAACAACGAGATAAAAACTTACAGTTACATTAGCATGGGAATCACTTGGATTAGTGATGTACGACAACCCATTCAAGCGGTCATGACTTCCACCCAaatgtggcagcagccgcttcaAATCACTCATTACCCGTGGAGTGATCTTTTTACCAAAAGAAAAATGGGAAATAACATGTGACATATTCATTTGAGAAGCTTCAAAAGAATGGGAAACAGAATGAGCAGATATGATAAGATTCCCCGGAACCTGCCCAAtagagagagaagaggagatttgatattaaaaataaataaataatgcactTGTATATTTTATACATGCGAGTAGGCGTGATTCTAGCTTTGAGCCATCTCAAGTAATGTATGCAGTTCTGCCACATAAAACATATCGAATAATGTGTTCCTACCTTCTTCACACGTACAAAACCCTCGATTCTACAGCCTCCTGCTGAAGGTGCAGGCCTTTTCGCATCATCTTTTATCTCCGTGGAAATATTATTGGAAGCACCTTGTGACTGCAACGGAATTGATGCTACTATATCCTCTACCATCTGCAATGACAAAATATAACTGAATTCCTCATAGGAAGAAGTTATTGGCTTGAGATCACCAAATTTTTCTTAAAAATCCCACTCTCATGATTTAGCAAGGAAAATTGCTGGCCTAGATTGAGATCAGTGCATTATAATTTCTCATTCTGTAACTTCTCCATCCAAACATACTTTTCCATGCAGAGTCAAAGCATTCTTACCTTCACTAGACTATCGGTATCTCGGTCGCCATAATATGACTCATGCTCATGGTGGCCATGATCCTCCCTGCATAGGGAAACAGATTTTAAAAGTGGTCAAGtaactaattaacaaattatTGAAACTCTTTTGGTCAAGTAAATAAGCTGAAAGAAATCAGGAACTCAAAGGTATAAACCTGAAGAAATGATAGCTGACCTTACATCAGTTCCTTTACGGAAGATCCGAATTGATGGGTATCCTTGTATGTGATTCCTGcaaattttgtatataatagACTTAATACCCAAAACAGAAAAAGGACAAAAGAAGAGAAACataagaaatttaaatatataacttAGGATCACGGAAGTGCAGAAATTCATACAAGGTGAAACACGAAACCTATAATGTGAAACAAATATGACAAGCTAGTAGGTGTGCATATACTTGTTAATCGTGTtagtacaataataaaaagaatATGCAAATTCCTCTCCCCCACACCCCCCacccaaaaaaatattaaactatactaacaataataataaaagaaaagaatggTGAAGAAGAAAAGTAATTGGACTAAGTAACAAAATATTATCTTGAAAGTACCTTTTACAGATATCAGCTTCTTCTGTGCAATCAACCTTGCCCATAAGTATACGTCCATCAATTTCAGGATCATAtctaaaagaaaacaaatgatGAGCTTCtacatgtgttatttgataaaGATGCTAGTCACTCTATCAAGCATATAGTGCAGTAGTTACAGGTGACTTTCTTTGACcaagtaaaaaagtaatatgAGAGACGACACCTTTCTCTTATAATTTTGGCTGCTTTCTCCCATGAAGGTTTCTGAAATGAAAGAAAGGAGGCAGATGTGTTACACTATTTACAACCATCCATCCATTATTTCATTGATTTCCCAAGGGAAAGATAAGAAATTATTGGATTAAGAAATAACTTTGCAGAAAGACAATGACTAGTGAGGTGCTGATACCAGGCGATTGCTCCAAGCGCACCAAGGGGCATAGAAGTTCACTACCAAAACAGCATGCCTGTCGCATGAATCAGGAATATCAGAGGTGCACGTGTCgtgtagtaaaaaataataatctgatttttaaatgaaaatatggtATATGCATACTCATTACTCACTTGTGTGAAATTCTATCAAAATTGAGTCCATTGAGTAAAACAGAACCTTCTCCATGTTCTTCATCAGTTTCTTCGTCATGCTTAACAGCTTTAGTAACTGGTCCTGAGCGAAACTCAGGACCAGTAGGGTTTAATCTGGAATCTATTGAATACTTTCGTATAGTCTTAGTTATGTTCAACCTATTCTGAGAAAAACAAAAAGTGGAGAAAGTCAAATAAAAGTACAATCTGATTTCATTACAAGGAAACGTATACTAGAGCATGAAACTATAGGAAATCTCTTTGCtcgaaataattcaaaagaataCTTAAAGAATTGGAAAGAATGCTTTAAAGAATTCATAAAGATAGTGTATTTGGAGTCAATGAAATAAACTTACTGTTCCCAGGACGTCACTGACATCAACCGAAGCAAATTCACAAGACAATGCTGGAAAGCTACAATAATATTTAAGAAGATATCACCATAAGATAAATGGTGAAGAAAGCAAGAAGaggaaaaagaaagaacaaaGGAAAGAAGCCATAAACAATATCAAATAATttgacattaataaaataaattacctcaTATTGAAACTAATTTTTAGAAAGTCCGCATCAGAACTCTTGTCAACAACAATTGATGTTGAGGTGCTCACTCTCATATAATCATTCAATTCCTACATAAGACAGCACAATCATAAAAAGGACCGGCATTTTGTTGCACCACATGGTATGGGATGTGGTGCatgaaaaaacaataaaaaacatttacacagcagcatgataaataaataaataaataaaacggGAGTTGTTCTGACTAAAGATTGAATCTGTTTTCTTAGTTTGACACTCCACGAATCCATCAATCAGTGTCCAATAAAGATTAGTTTCCTACCATTCCAAATAAAAAGATCATGGAAAAGGCTGCTAGAATTGACAATCCAGCCCCTGATAATGATGCTTCAGTCAAGTCTCTTGGAATTTTCCTGCAGATATgagaaaaaaggaaatggaATTTTAAGTAAAAGGAGCATTTACACCAGTATCAATGAACAATTGAACATTCAGGACATACTATTCCAAAGCATCATATCTTATAATATTATCAAAACCAGCAGCAGAGTACTTGAGAGCTACACTAGACTCGGTAATAGTAGAGATTCATACTCAATTCGTGTACACTGTCTTCGATTAAGGCAGTATGCATACATCTAACCACATCATATATGCGAATCACTTATGGTAAACAACATATCTAAGAAACAGCATTAACATTAACTATTTCTGACTAAGTTACAACCATTCCCTGCTTCAAATTGCTTCTTCACAAACCACCTCCGCCAACAAAAACCATAGCAAAGAAAATCCATATAGTAAATCAGATGTCCAATTACAAGCTTAAATGTGAAAATACAAAATCTAGTATCACTTGCAAAGACCTTATCACTTGAAAAAAACAACGTAAAACACTAGCTCAGATGCGGGAAGAGAAAGAGTATC
Coding sequences within:
- the LOC121774702 gene encoding protein disulfide isomerase-like 5-4, with amino-acid sequence MFSTSKIKSVDFYRKIPRDLTEASLSGAGLSILAAFSMIFLFGMELNDYMRVSTSTSIVVDKSSDADFLKISFNMSFPALSCEFASVDVSDVLGTNRLNITKTIRKYSIDSRLNPTGPEFRSGPVTKAVKHDEETDEEHGEGSVLLNGLNFDRISHKHAVLVVNFYAPWCAWSNRLKPSWEKAAKIIRERYDPEIDGRILMGKVDCTEEADICKRNHIQGYPSIRIFRKGTDVREDHGHHEHESYYGDRDTDSLVKMVEDIVASIPLQSQGASNNISTEIKDDAKRPAPSAGGCRIEGFVRVKKVPGNLIISAHSVSHSFEASQMNMSHVISHFSFGKKITPRVMSDLKRLLPHLGGSHDRLNGLSYITNPSDSHANVTIEHYLQLVKIEVMTKSYRLVEEYEYTAHSSLIHSPQVPVAKFHFEPSPMQVLITENTKSFSHFITNVCAIIGGVFTVAGILDSVLHNTIRMVKKIELGKNF